A window of the Wolbachia endosymbiont (group A) of Pogonocherus hispidulus genome harbors these coding sequences:
- a CDS encoding IS4 family transposase — translation MPTSIRFCKGQEEGSEDIALVRAINEAKVEKEDILLFDRGIRKVGTFAEFDEKEYKFITRVETSRKHDVVSRSKVIQGQQQDGSEILEDIIVNLYRAQGKIAEKHNLRLIKIKNKAGNEIRFLTNLFTMPAYDVAQAYRRRWDIEVFFKFIKQNLGYKHFLSHSMNGMKVYIYMIIITALLFLVYKIKNNLHGFKMALLQFTLDLNDSFIRSIVLLSGGNLHVVDHLISRHF, via the coding sequence TTGCCAACAAGTATAAGGTTTTGTAAAGGGCAAGAAGAAGGTAGTGAAGACATAGCACTGGTAAGGGCAATCAACGAAGCAAAAGTTGAAAAAGAGGATATTTTGCTATTTGATAGGGGAATCAGAAAGGTTGGAACTTTTGCTGAGTTTGATGAGAAGGAATACAAATTTATAACAAGAGTTGAAACAAGCAGAAAGCATGATGTTGTAAGTAGGAGTAAAGTTATTCAAGGACAACAGCAAGATGGATCAGAAATTTTAGAAGATATAATAGTTAATCTTTATCGCGCACAGGGCAAAATTGCAGAAAAGCATAACTTACGTTTGATAAAAATCAAAAACAAGGCAGGAAATGAAATAAGGTTTTTAACTAACTTGTTTACAATGCCTGCTTATGATGTTGCACAGGCGTATAGGCGAAGGTGGGACATAGAAGTATTCTTCAAATTTATAAAGCAAAACCTTGGATATAAACACTTTTTGAGCCATAGCATGAACGGAATGAAAGTATATATTTATATGATTATTATTACAGCCCTGCTGTTTCTCGTTTATAAAATTAAAAACAATTTACATGGATTTAAAATGGCATTATTGCAATTTACACTAGATCTTAATGATTCTTTTATACGCTCAATTGTTTTACTATCAGGAGGTAATTTACATGTTGTCGATCATCTTATATCACGCCATTTTTGA
- a CDS encoding phage major capsid protein gives MNVHPSHEFWESDLEVPVNLLLDRFQDSNIRQSWLDSLSGKQLSIIFQHCFKNHLNGHLFQDGDYDDRSTQQKRKILTGYSDSLFNYYLISHFDRTKLEATVSEVARFALTQELMRSYLIKNNTKYDKRSLLFLLFHINCELLKSVYHFDKVQKKGFVSFALQKSPRQINTSFKEFMSQEAVEQILKDDDQLQGFFHHQDRIYMFVRRGSDMDLLLNSNKVVHGHKPEWMILDFLLDGTKVNLCAKNTNKAVEIANSIVSCYFDCECTFVNIQGMRILRDPYTNKPYVRFFVTKRVGGEVVNTSAIKLLKVASKY, from the coding sequence ATGAATGTTCATCCAAGCCATGAATTTTGGGAAAGCGATTTAGAAGTTCCTGTTAACCTTTTATTAGATCGTTTTCAGGATTCTAATATACGTCAATCTTGGTTAGATTCCCTTTCTGGTAAACAACTGAGCATCATTTTTCAGCATTGCTTTAAAAATCATTTAAATGGACACCTTTTTCAGGACGGAGATTATGACGATAGATCCACTCAACAAAAACGTAAGATACTTACCGGTTACTCTGACTCTCTTTTTAACTATTATCTCATTAGCCACTTTGATCGTACAAAACTTGAAGCTACAGTTAGTGAAGTAGCAAGATTTGCCCTCACTCAAGAGCTAATGAGATCGTACCTGATAAAAAATAATACTAAGTATGATAAAAGATCCTTATTGTTTTTACTGTTTCACATAAATTGTGAACTTCTAAAATCTGTCTATCACTTTGATAAAGTACAAAAGAAAGGTTTCGTATCATTTGCTCTACAGAAATCACCAAGACAAATAAATACTTCATTTAAGGAATTTATGTCACAAGAAGCCGTAGAGCAGATACTTAAGGATGATGACCAGTTGCAGGGTTTTTTCCATCATCAAGATCGGATATATATGTTTGTACGTCGAGGAAGTGACATGGATTTACTGCTTAATTCAAACAAAGTTGTTCATGGTCATAAACCTGAGTGGATGATTTTAGATTTTTTGCTTGATGGTACAAAGGTTAATCTCTGTGCTAAAAATACTAATAAAGCTGTGGAAATAGCAAATAGCATTGTAAGTTGCTATTTCGACTGCGAATGTACTTTTGTAAATATACAAGGAATGAGAATATTAAGAGACCCTTATACGAATAAACCTTATGTGAGGTTCTTTGTCACTAAGCGTGTCGGCGGAGAGGTTGTAAACACCAGTGCTATTAAACTGTTGAAAGTTGCGAGCAAGTACTAA
- a CDS encoding recombinase family protein — protein sequence MVTVSLYARVSSRQQAQENTIESQIVELERRIGSDGHELLDEHRFVDNGYSGSNLERPGLENLRDRVAEGRIDKIYIHSPDRLSRKSAYQALLLEEFRKAGSEVIFLNHKFEDNPESNMFLGIQGLVAEYERAKIMERNRRGKLHAAKTGRISVMSNAPYGYRYIAKHVGEGSAQFEINQEEADVVHKIFNWVGQERVSINEVVRRLSEIPVITQTGKERWKRSTIWKMLRNPAYIGRAAYGKTKACSKPQVRKSKKGTYGKLKNGHFSNDKENWVYVPVPRIINDNLFDSVQVQLTENRQRARARERKETFLLRSLMVCQRCQYAYHGAMCTNNRNKLIYYYYRCSGSRFNGNRVCDNKSIRTDVLDTVIWEEVKSILKEPNRIANEYQRRLSESKKPLHNQTREKQESKLRLSIKKFIDSYAKGFISQEEFEPRITTMKQHLKEIEEEKEKVLDQEKLQQELSLVTDSLKNFSSSVESKLDQVDWQTKQNIIRMLIHQIEINHNHLYIVFRIKSLANFDQNSHNRIMQCCTSRTDTGIQLFGNFIENVCSFTINFPGSQCLGTGMTPYLTVMPRFIRGILA from the coding sequence ATGGTAACGGTAAGCTTGTATGCAAGAGTTTCATCAAGACAACAGGCACAGGAGAATACAATAGAGAGTCAGATTGTAGAGTTGGAGCGTCGCATTGGTAGTGATGGACATGAGTTATTAGATGAGCACAGGTTTGTTGATAATGGCTACAGTGGATCAAACTTAGAACGTCCTGGCTTAGAAAATTTACGTGATAGAGTAGCAGAAGGTAGGATTGATAAGATATATATTCATTCACCTGATCGGCTATCACGTAAATCTGCATACCAAGCGCTCTTACTCGAAGAGTTTAGAAAAGCAGGGTCAGAGGTTATTTTCTTAAATCATAAATTTGAGGATAACCCAGAATCTAATATGTTTTTAGGAATTCAAGGATTAGTAGCAGAGTATGAACGTGCAAAGATTATGGAACGTAATCGCAGAGGAAAACTCCATGCAGCTAAAACTGGCCGTATAAGCGTAATGAGTAATGCACCTTATGGTTATCGCTACATAGCAAAACATGTAGGTGAAGGAAGTGCTCAGTTTGAAATTAATCAAGAAGAAGCAGATGTAGTGCACAAAATATTTAATTGGGTTGGTCAAGAAAGAGTAAGCATCAATGAAGTTGTACGTAGACTTAGTGAGATACCGGTAATAACACAAACAGGAAAAGAACGTTGGAAAAGAAGTACTATCTGGAAAATGTTAAGAAATCCTGCTTATATAGGACGAGCAGCTTATGGTAAAACTAAAGCATGCTCGAAACCACAAGTAAGGAAATCCAAAAAAGGGACTTATGGTAAACTAAAAAATGGTCATTTTAGTAATGATAAAGAGAACTGGGTTTATGTTCCAGTGCCAAGAATAATCAATGATAATTTATTTGATTCAGTGCAAGTACAGCTAACTGAAAATAGACAAAGGGCAAGAGCCAGGGAAAGAAAAGAAACGTTTTTGTTGCGGAGTTTAATGGTATGTCAGCGTTGTCAATATGCCTATCACGGTGCAATGTGTACTAACAATAGAAATAAGTTAATATATTACTACTACCGTTGTTCTGGCTCCAGGTTTAATGGCAACAGAGTATGTGACAACAAATCAATACGTACTGATGTACTCGATACAGTTATATGGGAAGAAGTTAAGAGTATATTAAAAGAGCCAAATAGGATTGCAAATGAATATCAACGTAGATTGTCAGAGAGCAAAAAACCTTTACATAATCAAACACGTGAAAAGCAAGAAAGTAAGCTAAGATTAAGTATCAAAAAATTTATTGATAGCTATGCCAAAGGGTTTATAAGCCAAGAAGAATTTGAGCCAAGAATTACAACAATGAAACAGCATTTGAAAGAAATTGAGGAGGAAAAAGAAAAAGTACTTGATCAAGAGAAATTACAACAAGAATTGAGCCTTGTTACAGATAGCTTGAAAAACTTTTCCTCAAGTGTTGAATCAAAGCTTGATCAAGTAGATTGGCAGACTAAGCAAAATATTATTAGAATGTTAATTCATCAAATTGAAATCAACCATAACCACTTGTATATAGTATTTCGAATAAAAAGTCTTGCAAATTTTGATCAAAATAGCCATAATAGAATTATGCAATGTTGTACTAGTCGTACAGACACTGGGATCCAGCTTTTTGGTAATTTTATCGAAAATGTTTGCTCGTTTACAATCAATTTTCCTGGATCCCAGTGTCTGGGCACTGGGATGACACCCTACTTAACCGTCATGCCGCGATTCATTCGCGGTATCTTAGCATAG
- a CDS encoding AEC family transporter — MFLTLFLKILPIYITIFIGYLAGKCLKIDRNTISQILFYIANPIVILYGVSHTEVNLKVISLPILIWFIGSTMSLSVYYLSSFLFKDNTRNILAFSSGSTSMGYFGLPIAMALFDEDSVSVYVVCYIGMALFENSLGFYIAANGIYTAKECILKLFKLPSLYAMVLGFFLSIYDIQIPTFLTDVMMNIRSTFVTLGMVLLGVSIANITSFKVDWKLALITITAKYVFWPLFVLGIVLLDKHVIGIYDESIYKALMLLAIIPVSGSSIILANILNYQPDKATLLLLISTAVGLFYVPLIISLFFTKLVLF, encoded by the coding sequence ATGTTCCTTACTCTTTTCCTAAAAATATTACCTATTTATATTACAATATTTATTGGTTATTTAGCAGGAAAATGTCTTAAAATTGACAGAAACACTATATCTCAAATACTCTTTTATATAGCTAATCCAATAGTGATTTTATATGGAGTCTCTCATACAGAAGTTAATTTAAAAGTAATTTCTCTGCCGATTTTGATATGGTTTATAGGTAGCACTATGTCCTTATCAGTGTATTATCTTTCTTCTTTTTTATTTAAGGATAACACAAGAAACATATTAGCGTTTAGCTCGGGCAGCACAAGTATGGGTTATTTTGGCCTGCCGATTGCCATGGCTTTATTTGATGAAGATTCAGTATCTGTATATGTTGTTTGTTATATAGGAATGGCGTTGTTTGAAAATAGCTTAGGATTTTACATAGCCGCAAATGGTATTTATACCGCAAAAGAATGCATATTAAAGTTGTTCAAACTTCCTTCGCTTTATGCGATGGTTCTGGGCTTCTTTTTAAGTATATACGATATACAAATACCTACTTTTTTAACAGATGTTATGATGAATATTAGAAGTACATTTGTTACACTAGGAATGGTGCTACTTGGAGTGAGCATTGCGAATATTACAAGCTTTAAAGTAGATTGGAAGCTTGCTTTGATCACTATTACAGCAAAGTACGTATTCTGGCCACTGTTTGTTTTAGGAATTGTCCTTTTAGACAAGCATGTTATAGGTATATACGATGAGAGCATATATAAAGCACTGATGTTGCTGGCTATTATTCCAGTTTCTGGGTCCAGTATAATACTTGCTAATATTTTGAATTATCAACCAGATAAAGCTACTCTGTTGCTTCTAATCAGTACTGCAGTGGGACTATTTTATGTTCCACTAATAATATCATTATTTTTTACCAAACTTGTTCTTTTTTGA
- a CDS encoding acetyltransferase has product MSISMNLAIRDRINRKGNSIKILKEYMDKNITFETLSEKHFSLLLKWLETPHVKKWWDQDIHWTLGLIKEKYDNYVKALTLCPNFTYFLLLFQQSV; this is encoded by the coding sequence ATGTCAATTTCAATGAACTTAGCAATTAGAGACAGGATTAACAGAAAGGGTAATAGCATTAAAATTTTGAAAGAATATATGGATAAAAATATCACGTTTGAAACATTAAGCGAGAAACATTTTTCACTGTTATTAAAATGGCTAGAAACACCCCATGTAAAGAAGTGGTGGGATCAGGATATTCATTGGACACTAGGGTTAATTAAAGAAAAATATGACAACTATGTTAAAGCCCTTACTCTCTGTCCTAACTTTACTTATTTCCTCTTACTTTTTCAACAGTCCGTCTAA
- a CDS encoding multidrug effflux MFS transporter: MLLPFLLILSLIAKFIEIDISVPSFPDMVHYFNVSEGTIQLTIAYNFLGFCIGGLFFGPLSECYGRRRIMIIGNTLLLIGAVGCVFAPSIFWLLISRFVQGIGVSTSVVVFAIVADSYKGDEAVKFIGIMNSVLTVVMAIAPVLGSFINEIVGWRGNYASVAVICLISWILLLLALPETKKDRDIFSLKKMTKDYRKLLSSPRFVTLSLMSSLFSAAYMSFITCGPFLYMKTFGLSSTIYALHQGAIVGCFSLISLFAGKILQKLGAIKCVISGTSVGAIGSLLLVIFSIIVPHSFYLVTLSMIIFSIGCAICQPVIFNASINVFPEIKGTASSAVSFIRAFIMAIFIGLTSYVYNGQTISVAVLVLSAIVLELIFTAYLLLTTPLRSGTNL; this comes from the coding sequence ATGCTATTACCCTTTCTGTTAATCCTGTCTCTAATTGCTAAGTTCATTGAAATTGACATTTCCGTACCTAGTTTTCCTGATATGGTGCACTATTTTAACGTATCAGAAGGCACAATTCAATTAACTATTGCTTATAATTTCCTAGGCTTTTGCATAGGAGGGTTGTTTTTTGGTCCATTGTCTGAATGCTATGGCAGAAGAAGGATTATGATCATAGGTAACACTTTGTTATTAATCGGCGCTGTTGGTTGTGTTTTTGCACCGTCGATTTTTTGGCTTTTAATCTCTCGCTTTGTTCAGGGCATTGGTGTCAGCACATCTGTAGTTGTGTTTGCAATCGTTGCAGACAGCTATAAAGGTGACGAAGCGGTGAAATTTATTGGAATCATGAATTCTGTTCTTACAGTTGTCATGGCAATTGCGCCAGTGTTAGGCAGTTTCATCAATGAAATTGTAGGATGGCGTGGCAATTATGCAAGTGTTGCAGTAATTTGTTTGATCTCTTGGATTTTGCTGCTTTTAGCGTTACCAGAAACAAAAAAGGACCGCGATATTTTCAGTTTGAAAAAAATGACGAAAGATTACAGAAAACTACTATCTAGTCCGAGGTTTGTTACGTTGTCTTTGATGTCAAGCCTCTTTTCTGCTGCGTATATGTCATTCATCACTTGTGGACCTTTTCTGTATATGAAGACTTTTGGTTTATCTAGCACTATTTATGCACTACATCAAGGTGCAATAGTTGGGTGCTTCTCACTCATCAGTCTATTTGCTGGCAAAATCTTGCAGAAACTTGGAGCAATAAAGTGTGTAATTTCTGGTACGAGCGTGGGTGCTATTGGGTCTCTATTGCTTGTAATATTCAGTATAATTGTACCCCACTCTTTCTACTTAGTAACACTGTCTATGATTATTTTTTCTATCGGTTGTGCAATTTGCCAGCCAGTGATTTTTAATGCATCAATAAATGTTTTCCCTGAAATTAAAGGCACAGCTTCTTCTGCAGTCTCGTTCATTAGAGCTTTTATCATGGCTATTTTTATCGGCTTAACAAGCTACGTTTATAATGGTCAAACAATCAGTGTAGCTGTTCTTGTGCTATCTGCAATAGTGCTAGAACTTATTTTTACTGCCTATTTATTACTAACTACACCCTTAAGATCTGGGACAAATCTGTAA
- the prfA gene encoding peptide chain release factor 1, with the protein MNIENNLQDLKKKFNDIERNLENPTNLSQKEFITLSKEYSELRPIIKIIDEYNTLKEEISGLEEIMKDENSEHDIKELAKEEFFEKHKVLLPKVKAKLKLALLPKDEDDSRNAILEIRAGTGGEEAALFAAMLFRMYQKYAERRNWKFEPISISNTGIGGYKEASALINGTEVFARLKFESGAHRVQRVPETESSGRLHTSAATVAILPEVEEVDFKIEEKDLRIDVYRSSGPGGQSVNTTDSAVRVTHSPTGIVVIQQDEKSQHKNKAKALKVLRARLYEIERQKKEMERSTMRKSQIGSGDRSERIRTYNFPQSRITDHRINLTSHRLEQIIKEGELDEFIEALISRNEAERLAGES; encoded by the coding sequence ATGAATATAGAGAATAATTTACAAGACTTAAAGAAAAAATTTAATGATATAGAGAGGAACTTGGAAAATCCTACCAATTTAAGTCAAAAAGAATTCATTACCCTTTCAAAGGAATACTCTGAGCTCAGGCCAATAATCAAGATAATTGATGAATATAACACGCTGAAAGAGGAAATTTCAGGCTTAGAAGAAATAATGAAAGATGAAAATAGCGAACATGATATAAAAGAGTTAGCAAAAGAAGAATTTTTCGAAAAGCACAAGGTATTATTGCCAAAAGTAAAAGCAAAACTAAAGTTAGCATTATTGCCTAAAGATGAAGATGACTCAAGAAATGCAATATTGGAAATCAGAGCAGGTACAGGAGGAGAAGAAGCAGCATTATTTGCAGCAATGTTATTTCGTATGTATCAAAAATATGCAGAAAGAAGAAATTGGAAGTTCGAGCCAATAAGCATTTCTAATACAGGTATAGGTGGCTATAAGGAAGCTTCTGCACTCATTAATGGAACAGAAGTTTTTGCAAGGTTGAAATTTGAATCAGGAGCGCACAGAGTACAGAGAGTGCCAGAAACTGAATCCTCAGGAAGGTTACATACCTCTGCCGCTACTGTTGCGATATTACCTGAAGTAGAAGAAGTTGACTTTAAAATAGAAGAAAAAGACTTACGAATAGATGTTTATAGATCCAGTGGTCCTGGAGGGCAATCAGTGAATACAACTGACAGCGCAGTAAGGGTCACCCACTCGCCAACAGGGATAGTTGTAATACAGCAAGATGAAAAATCGCAGCACAAAAATAAAGCTAAAGCGCTCAAAGTATTGAGGGCAAGGCTATACGAAATTGAAAGACAAAAAAAAGAAATGGAAAGGTCAACAATGAGAAAAAGTCAGATTGGCTCTGGGGATCGCTCCGAGCGCATAAGAACATATAACTTTCCACAATCAAGAATAACAGATCATAGAATTAATCTAACTTCACATCGGCTAGAGCAGATCATAAAAGAAGGTGAACTAGATGAATTTATTGAGGCATTAATTTCACGTAATGAAGCAGAAAGGCTGGCCGGGGAAAGTTAA
- the yihA gene encoding ribosome biogenesis GTP-binding protein YihA/YsxC translates to MMARQITSSCNFIFGASDIKSLPDESAPEIAFAGRSNVGKSSLINLLINSKKAARVSSKPGCTRQINFYSMYNDKFRLIDLPGYGYSHAGKEEIIQYLNLIEYYLIQRKNLRRVFVLIDSKVGLKEIDKDFIYWLIYNNINFNVVLTKIDKVSQKSLDAILEDTQKWINNENVSIHQISIHIKHKITKVRDEFFKFTR, encoded by the coding sequence ATAATGGCAAGACAGATAACATCAAGCTGCAATTTCATATTTGGAGCTTCGGACATAAAATCATTACCAGATGAGTCGGCTCCAGAGATTGCATTTGCTGGTAGATCAAATGTAGGAAAATCCAGTCTGATCAACTTACTGATAAACAGCAAAAAAGCTGCCAGAGTTTCCTCTAAACCTGGATGCACTAGACAAATAAATTTTTACTCTATGTACAATGATAAGTTCAGGCTTATTGACCTACCAGGGTATGGCTACTCTCATGCAGGTAAGGAGGAAATTATACAATATTTAAACTTAATTGAGTATTATCTAATTCAAAGAAAAAATCTAAGAAGAGTGTTTGTGTTGATAGATAGCAAGGTAGGATTAAAAGAAATAGACAAAGACTTCATTTATTGGTTAATATATAATAATATTAACTTTAACGTTGTGCTAACAAAAATAGATAAAGTGAGTCAAAAAAGCCTAGATGCCATTCTAGAAGATACTCAAAAATGGATTAATAATGAGAATGTGTCAATTCATCAAATAAGCATCCATATTAAGCATAAAATAACCAAGGTAAGAGATGAGTTTTTCAAGTTTACAAGATAA
- the argB gene encoding acetylglutamate kinase, translated as MKSSEFLKGEVSFEQKAEILLEVLSSIPSFVGETFVIKCGGVTISDETLFYTFVHNVVLLKQLGINPVIIHDGEYEINSVLKMLGMDSKFVNGIRLTDKDTMKIIEMALCGSVNKKIVQHINSAGGSAIGLCGKDGNLIKAEKISTTLKEDRSNNIEKILDMGFIGRPTEINPDILFFIEESDFIPVIAPIGHGKNGETYHIDADSTASTIAIAVSASKMIILSDTDEEIDKIGSRKISVKNLNASINCGKIQGEKFIGRLMAYTKMVEECAGVVHIVDGRIPNIMLDLFTENNSSISIVSDL; from the coding sequence ATGAAAAGCAGTGAATTTTTAAAGGGTGAGGTATCATTTGAACAAAAAGCAGAAATATTACTTGAAGTGCTGTCTAGCATACCTAGCTTTGTGGGTGAAACTTTTGTCATTAAATGTGGCGGCGTAACAATCTCAGATGAAACACTATTCTATACTTTTGTGCATAATGTTGTCTTATTAAAGCAGCTTGGTATAAATCCGGTGATAATTCATGACGGAGAATATGAAATTAACTCGGTGTTAAAAATGCTGGGTATGGACAGTAAGTTTGTGAATGGTATCAGACTTACAGACAAAGACACTATGAAAATCATTGAAATGGCACTGTGTGGTTCAGTTAATAAAAAAATTGTTCAGCATATAAATTCTGCTGGTGGTTCAGCTATTGGATTATGTGGAAAAGACGGCAACTTAATAAAAGCTGAAAAGATAAGCACTACGCTTAAGGAAGACAGATCAAATAACATCGAAAAAATACTAGATATGGGATTCATCGGTAGGCCCACTGAAATCAATCCTGATATATTATTTTTTATTGAAGAATCAGATTTTATACCAGTTATTGCACCTATCGGTCATGGAAAAAATGGGGAAACATATCATATTGATGCCGATAGTACTGCAAGCACAATCGCAATTGCAGTTTCTGCATCTAAAATGATAATCTTGAGTGACACAGATGAAGAAATAGATAAAATTGGTAGCAGGAAGATATCTGTTAAAAATTTAAATGCATCGATTAATTGTGGCAAAATTCAAGGAGAAAAATTTATTGGAAGGCTTATGGCATATACTAAAATGGTAGAGGAATGTGCTGGAGTTGTTCACATAGTTGATGGTAGAATACCTAACATTATGCTTGATTTATTTACTGAGAATAATTCGAGCATATCAATTGTGAGTGATTTATAA
- the dcd gene encoding dCTP deaminase encodes MAVMPDKWIREKAENFGMIEPFVDHKSSKGVISFGLSSYGYDARVDNKFKIFTNVNSAIVDPKNFSENSFIDKETDVCIIPPNSFVLASTVEYFRIPRNVLVICVGKSTYARCGIIVNVTPLEPGWEGHVTLEFSNTTPLPAKIYANEGACQFVFLSGASECEKSYDDMKGKYMNQHGITLPLVK; translated from the coding sequence ATGGCAGTTATGCCAGATAAATGGATAAGAGAAAAAGCTGAAAACTTTGGAATGATAGAGCCTTTTGTGGATCACAAAAGCAGCAAAGGTGTTATATCTTTCGGACTATCATCTTACGGTTACGATGCAAGAGTGGATAATAAATTTAAAATTTTTACTAATGTTAATTCAGCCATCGTGGACCCTAAAAATTTCTCTGAGAATAGTTTCATAGATAAGGAAACAGACGTATGCATAATTCCACCAAATAGCTTTGTGCTTGCAAGTACAGTGGAATATTTTCGTATACCAAGGAATGTACTGGTCATTTGTGTTGGTAAATCAACTTACGCAAGATGTGGAATTATAGTAAACGTTACTCCCTTAGAACCTGGATGGGAAGGTCATGTCACACTCGAATTCTCAAACACCACTCCACTTCCTGCAAAAATTTACGCTAATGAAGGCGCGTGCCAATTCGTATTTCTAAGTGGCGCAAGTGAATGCGAGAAATCATATGATGATATGAAAGGAAAATATATGAATCAGCATGGTATCACTTTGCCGTTAGTTAAGTGA
- a CDS encoding substrate-binding domain-containing protein encodes MLRNFLLIFVFVLFTPLSNADARKYIRIVGSSTVFPFISFVAEEFNRVFSFKTPVVESIGSGSGFKMFCSGIGEDTPDITTSSRPIKEVERELCKRNEINEVIEIIIGYDGIVIANSNQSHRFDFTKKDLFETLSAYSQENDKLVKNNKKFWSDVNQALPKTEIEIYGPHQNTGTYETLVNSIMFDQYSCMNSRIFKENYKDQEERKKACGNIRDDGRYIEVGINENIIIQKLKSNKNALGIFSFSFLMRNQDKIQGSTIAGIEPTYENISSGKYILARPLYLYIKKEHLDTVDGLREFIKEIIDSIGIEDGYLSRLGLIPLSSEDIKKASAKVYVSVQESGKIK; translated from the coding sequence ATGCTTAGAAACTTTCTCCTGATTTTTGTATTCGTATTATTCACGCCGCTGTCAAATGCTGATGCCAGGAAATACATCAGAATTGTTGGATCTTCAACTGTTTTTCCTTTTATCTCATTTGTAGCCGAGGAGTTCAATCGTGTATTCTCTTTTAAGACTCCAGTTGTGGAATCGATAGGAAGTGGATCAGGGTTCAAAATGTTTTGCTCAGGAATAGGGGAAGACACGCCAGACATCACCACTTCATCTCGCCCTATAAAGGAAGTAGAAAGAGAACTATGTAAAAGGAATGAAATTAATGAAGTGATAGAGATCATCATTGGCTATGATGGAATTGTCATTGCAAATTCAAATCAAAGCCATAGATTTGATTTCACAAAGAAGGACTTATTTGAAACTTTATCTGCATATTCTCAAGAAAATGATAAATTAGTAAAAAATAATAAGAAGTTTTGGTCTGATGTAAATCAAGCCTTACCAAAAACAGAAATTGAAATTTATGGTCCACATCAAAATACAGGCACATACGAAACTTTGGTTAATTCTATTATGTTCGATCAATATTCATGTATGAACTCAAGAATTTTCAAAGAGAATTATAAAGATCAGGAAGAAAGAAAGAAAGCATGTGGTAATATAAGGGATGACGGAAGGTATATAGAAGTTGGAATTAATGAAAACATAATAATACAAAAATTGAAAAGTAACAAGAACGCTTTAGGGATATTTAGTTTTAGCTTTTTAATGAGGAATCAAGATAAAATACAAGGGAGCACAATTGCAGGAATTGAGCCAACTTACGAAAATATATCATCGGGAAAATATATATTAGCAAGACCTCTATACCTTTATATAAAGAAAGAACACTTGGATACTGTTGATGGATTAAGAGAATTCATAAAAGAAATTATAGATTCGATCGGCATTGAAGATGGGTATCTATCTAGGCTTGGTCTAATTCCACTTTCAAGTGAAGATATAAAGAAAGCTTCAGCAAAGGTTTATGTATCCGTTCAGGAGAGTGGCAAAATAAAGTAG